One window of Desulfarculus baarsii DSM 2075 genomic DNA carries:
- a CDS encoding amidohydrolase family protein — MIIDVHTHIFPPEVIADRGRFLDGEPAFAAIYADPQAPMVDGPGLVRAMDADGVDVSWAMGFPWVKRENARLHNDYLAQAVAGSGGRLRGMACVRPPADWALAEAERALAAGLHGLGELAFYDSDLDNQSLNPLCALCAEADKPLLLHTNEPVGHIYPGKAPMTLAALYRLVKDNPRTKLVLAHMAGGLFFYALLKKEVSAVLANVWLDTAASPFLYKPRAYGLAVELLGADKLLYGSDYPLLRLPRYKKEFSAPDSGLDDSTLALVLGRSASRLIA; from the coding sequence ATGATCATTGATGTGCATACCCATATCTTTCCGCCGGAAGTGATCGCCGATCGCGGCCGCTTCCTGGATGGCGAGCCGGCCTTCGCCGCCATCTACGCCGACCCGCAGGCCCCCATGGTCGATGGCCCCGGCTTGGTGCGAGCCATGGACGCCGACGGTGTGGACGTCTCGTGGGCCATGGGTTTCCCGTGGGTCAAGCGCGAAAACGCCCGCCTGCACAACGACTACCTGGCCCAGGCCGTGGCCGGGAGCGGCGGTCGCCTGCGGGGCATGGCCTGCGTGCGGCCGCCGGCCGACTGGGCCCTGGCCGAGGCCGAACGCGCCCTGGCCGCCGGCCTGCACGGCCTGGGCGAACTGGCCTTCTACGACTCCGACCTGGATAACCAGAGCCTCAACCCGCTCTGCGCCCTCTGCGCCGAGGCCGACAAACCCTTGCTCTTGCACACCAACGAGCCCGTCGGCCACATCTACCCCGGCAAAGCGCCCATGACCTTGGCCGCCCTTTATCGCCTGGTCAAGGACAACCCGCGCACCAAACTCGTCCTGGCCCACATGGCCGGCGGATTGTTCTTTTACGCCCTGCTCAAAAAAGAAGTGAGCGCGGTTTTGGCCAATGTCTGGCTGGACACGGCGGCCAGCCCGTTTTTGTACAAGCCCCGCGCCTATGGTTTGGCCGTCGAACTATTGGGCGCGGACAAATTGCTATATGGTTCCGATTATCCTTTGCTGCGCCTGCCGCGTTACAAAAAAGAATTCAGCGCCCCCGACAGCGGCCTGGACGACTCCACATTGGCGTTGGTTCTGGGCCGCTCGGCCAGTCGTTTGATCGCCTGA
- the lexA gene encoding transcriptional repressor LexA, with amino-acid sequence MRLCDIGFEEIDIQDVEIPFMGVVAAGMPIEAVPEERAIAIPKDMVGRFRTFALEVRGTSMIDEHIAPGDVIVVEERQTAENGQMVVALINQSDVTLKKFYLERDHIRLQPANPGMEPIILRHEDVRVLGVVAGLIRHYRHH; translated from the coding sequence ATGCGTCTGTGCGACATTGGTTTCGAGGAAATCGACATCCAGGATGTGGAGATACCGTTTATGGGCGTGGTGGCCGCGGGCATGCCCATCGAGGCCGTGCCCGAGGAGCGCGCCATCGCCATCCCCAAGGACATGGTGGGGCGTTTCCGCACCTTCGCCCTGGAAGTGCGCGGCACGTCGATGATCGACGAACACATCGCGCCGGGCGACGTGATCGTCGTCGAGGAGCGTCAAACGGCCGAAAACGGGCAAATGGTCGTGGCGCTGATCAACCAAAGTGACGTGACGCTGAAGAAATTTTATCTGGAGCGCGACCACATCAGGCTTCAACCAGCCAACCCGGGCATGGAGCCGATCATCCTGCGGCATGAGGACGTGCGGGTGCTTGGCGTGGTGGCCGGGCTAATCCGCCACTATCGGCATCACTGA
- the thyX gene encoding FAD-dependent thymidylate synthase, translated as MRIIEPYHQILSLPDGASVLKLIELAGRTCYKSEDMMSADSADAFVGRIIASKHHSVLEHSSCTVRFVCDRGVSHELVRHRLASFSQESTRYANYAKDKFGNEITVIKPPFWPEDSEAYGLWLQSMRQAEAAYLTLLTMGAKPQEARSVLPNSLKTEVVMTANLREWRHVLDLRCGKPSHPQIRQVMLPLLAELKDRVPVAFDDIHEKYRPDVKAALNA; from the coding sequence ATGAGGATTATCGAGCCCTACCACCAGATTCTCAGCCTGCCCGACGGCGCGTCCGTGCTCAAACTCATCGAGCTGGCCGGGCGCACCTGTTACAAATCCGAAGACATGATGTCCGCCGACTCGGCCGACGCCTTTGTCGGTCGCATCATTGCGTCCAAGCACCACAGCGTGCTGGAGCACTCCAGTTGCACGGTGCGCTTTGTCTGCGATCGCGGCGTATCCCACGAGTTGGTGCGGCATCGCCTGGCCTCCTTCAGCCAGGAAAGCACCCGTTACGCCAATTACGCCAAAGACAAGTTCGGCAACGAAATCACGGTGATCAAGCCGCCTTTCTGGCCGGAGGACTCCGAGGCCTACGGATTGTGGCTCCAGTCCATGCGACAAGCCGAGGCGGCCTACCTGACGCTGTTGACCATGGGCGCCAAACCTCAGGAGGCGCGTAGCGTCCTGCCCAACAGCCTGAAAACCGAAGTGGTGATGACGGCCAATCTGCGCGAGTGGCGGCACGTGCTGGATCTGCGCTGCGGAAAGCCGTCGCACCCCCAGATCAGGCAGGTCATGCTGCCGTTGCTGGCCGAACTGAAAGACCGCGTCCCCGTGGCCTTCGACGACATCCACGAAAAATACAGGCCCGACGTCAAGGCGGCGCTCAACGCCTGA
- a CDS encoding outer membrane protein assembly factor BamD, whose translation MKTMLRLSIASLFCLAALLAGCADGTTPITTRAIEERYLGMGEAVRMYEYGELLLADGRYKEAYTAFLSAEQNAYTSDLREAARKRRMWLGESIKAMEAGGQPLPPPADLGEKPDLRAAAPQRPSTSPSTTMLEPPLESQQLLPGLRPGDPPIIIPAAPASPR comes from the coding sequence ATGAAAACAATGCTACGCCTCAGCATCGCTTCGTTGTTTTGCTTGGCCGCGCTGCTCGCCGGCTGCGCCGACGGGACCACGCCCATCACCACCAGGGCCATTGAGGAGCGCTACCTGGGCATGGGCGAAGCGGTGCGCATGTACGAATACGGCGAGTTGTTGTTGGCCGATGGCCGCTACAAAGAGGCCTACACCGCTTTTTTGAGCGCCGAGCAAAACGCCTACACCAGCGACCTGCGTGAGGCCGCCCGCAAGCGCCGCATGTGGCTGGGCGAATCGATAAAGGCCATGGAGGCTGGCGGCCAGCCCTTGCCGCCGCCGGCGGACCTGGGCGAAAAACCCGATTTGCGCGCCGCCGCGCCCCAGAGGCCGTCCACATCGCCGTCCACGACCATGCTGGAGCCGCCCCTGGAAAGCCAGCAACTCTTGCCGGGCCTTCGCCCCGGCGACCCGCCGATCATCATCCCCGCCGCGCCAGCCAGCCCGCGCTGA
- a CDS encoding CoA-binding protein, which translates to MFGAIGRRLDDEEMRRILAQCKAIAIVGLSPRAERDSNMVARYLQGAGYQIIPINPAEESILGQRCYPDLLSVPQHIDIVDVFRRPDAVGPIASQAVACGAGALWLQLGVSNQPAEDQARAAGLAVISDSCIKVEHMRLLGRANDALL; encoded by the coding sequence ATGTTCGGGGCAATCGGTCGGCGGCTCGACGACGAGGAAATGCGCCGTATCTTGGCGCAATGCAAGGCGATCGCCATCGTTGGGCTGTCGCCGAGGGCCGAGCGCGACAGCAACATGGTCGCCCGCTATCTGCAAGGGGCCGGATACCAGATCATCCCGATCAATCCGGCCGAGGAAAGCATTCTGGGCCAACGCTGCTACCCCGACTTGCTATCCGTGCCACAACACATCGATATTGTTGATGTGTTTCGTCGGCCAGACGCCGTTGGCCCCATCGCCAGCCAGGCCGTGGCTTGCGGCGCTGGAGCTCTTTGGCTGCAGCTGGGCGTGAGCAACCAGCCGGCCGAGGACCAGGCCCGAGCGGCCGGCTTGGCGGTTATCAGCGACAGTTGCATCAAGGTCGAACACATGCGTTTGCTTGGTCGGGCCAATGATGCGCTATTATGA